A part of Solibacillus sp. FSL H8-0538 genomic DNA contains:
- a CDS encoding transcriptional regulator: MTMYREGYEVYLSKCEQFGLEPINFRYYVIQLSQEQLNAYNEQAYTMKGGN; encoded by the coding sequence TTGACAATGTATCGTGAAGGTTATGAAGTATATTTATCAAAATGCGAGCAGTTTGGGTTAGAGCCGATCAATTTCCGCTATTATGTAATCCAACTCTCACAAGAACAGTTAAATGCTTATAATGAGCAAGCATATACAATGAAGGGAGGTAACTAA
- a CDS encoding tyrosine-type recombinase/integrase, protein MTDFAELVEHFRVHLMNINKSSHTIKQYTIDCQQFVKYTEQQTYDLFQTPVETVTAYRAHLMATFNAKTSVNRKIASLRSFLQFLQLRGHHVSIPETLLLPVKTDKSQLQLLTEQQLKEALQVWNRIYEHAQEEEIRWIALRNSAIVQTVSQLGLKPAEVVRMKWKHIEHTQIRIKSSRSHRLLPLPSMLKDLLHQYKKETMAFLPAAEFTDFMWLGVGNKQGEPISVKTIERVFKYISEQLGVKVTCTNVRYTLIDRENVAESDEDFELYKRLGYARKGVLKERQDRMHGRS, encoded by the coding sequence ATGACCGATTTTGCTGAATTAGTAGAGCATTTCCGCGTTCATTTAATGAATATTAATAAATCCTCACATACAATTAAGCAATACACAATTGACTGCCAGCAATTTGTTAAATATACAGAACAGCAAACCTACGATCTATTCCAAACACCCGTAGAGACTGTAACTGCATACCGAGCACATTTAATGGCGACGTTTAATGCTAAAACGAGTGTCAACCGAAAAATTGCTTCATTGCGCAGTTTTCTTCAATTTCTTCAACTTCGTGGTCATCATGTAAGTATCCCAGAAACATTATTACTGCCAGTAAAAACCGATAAAAGTCAGCTACAATTACTAACCGAGCAGCAGTTAAAAGAAGCGCTCCAAGTTTGGAATCGGATATATGAACATGCACAAGAAGAAGAAATACGATGGATCGCGCTGCGTAATTCTGCAATTGTGCAAACAGTAAGCCAATTAGGGTTAAAGCCAGCAGAGGTCGTGCGAATGAAATGGAAACATATTGAGCATACGCAAATTCGTATTAAATCATCACGTTCGCACCGCTTACTACCCCTGCCATCTATGTTAAAGGATTTACTACATCAATATAAGAAAGAAACAATGGCTTTTCTACCAGCAGCCGAATTTACAGATTTTATGTGGCTAGGTGTTGGTAACAAACAAGGTGAGCCGATATCTGTAAAAACGATTGAACGTGTATTTAAATATATTTCAGAGCAGCTCGGCGTTAAAGTAACATGTACAAATGTGCGTTATACTTTAATTGACCGTGAAAATGTCGCTGAATCTGACGAAGATTTCGAGTTGTACAAACGATTAGGCTACGCACGAAAAGGCGTCTTAAAAGAGCGCCAAGATCGCATGCATGGAAGAAGTTAG
- a CDS encoding transcriptional regulator: protein MSDYRSGYEYYRKACEEHGLEPINFHYFILNLSHEQLDTYNERAQQKRGRNEFAS from the coding sequence ATGTCTGATTATCGAAGTGGCTATGAATACTATAGAAAAGCTTGTGAGGAACATGGTCTTGAACCAATCAATTTCCACTATTTCATCTTGAACTTATCACACGAACAGCTTGATACGTACAATGAGCGTGCACAGCAGAAAAGAGGAAGAAATGAATTCGCCAGCTAA
- a CDS encoding AI-2E family transporter → MDKEIETNDGKRLLQENSNLFSTRFIRFLGGKNLLFLLLVTLLIGCVIFIFDKISFIFEPLHVMFEVIILPGVLGVILFYLLRPALRLLIKWKVPRIWAILLIYLGLIGIITMLVLLVYPFLRDQFTNLVQEFPIYFMAVVENFVSFVNNSRFNEYFETINFNYDEMLTKFTEDLVTTVKDTMSNIASGVATGITGFVSALTGIVLSLVIVPFILFYLLYEGEKMPKFILRLFPPRMRKGVGEVLHDMDKQISSYIQGQILVSFCIGVMMTIGFLIIGLDYALLLGFLAMITSVVPYLGPVIAITPAAVIAVVTSPFMLLKLAIVWTVVQLIEGKFISPQIMGKSLHIHPITIIFVLLIAGSLFGVAGVVLGIPGYALLKVLVTHGYRLFKERYNLFQTDPSNVYEKRNE, encoded by the coding sequence TTGGATAAAGAGATAGAGACAAATGATGGGAAACGATTACTACAAGAAAATTCGAATCTCTTTTCGACACGGTTCATCCGCTTTCTTGGCGGCAAGAATTTATTATTTTTACTGCTAGTTACACTACTAATTGGCTGTGTCATATTTATATTCGATAAAATTTCGTTTATATTTGAACCACTTCATGTAATGTTTGAGGTCATTATTTTACCAGGGGTGCTCGGCGTAATTTTGTTTTACTTGCTAAGACCAGCCCTACGTCTACTCATAAAATGGAAGGTTCCACGTATTTGGGCAATTCTTCTTATTTATTTAGGACTAATTGGGATTATAACGATGCTGGTATTACTCGTGTATCCGTTCCTGCGAGATCAGTTTACGAATTTAGTACAAGAGTTTCCAATTTATTTTATGGCAGTCGTCGAAAATTTTGTGTCCTTCGTCAACAACTCACGCTTTAATGAATATTTTGAGACAATTAATTTTAACTACGATGAAATGCTAACAAAATTTACTGAAGATTTAGTAACGACGGTAAAGGATACAATGTCGAATATTGCATCAGGTGTAGCTACCGGTATTACAGGCTTCGTTTCAGCATTAACAGGCATTGTATTATCCCTTGTTATTGTACCGTTCATTTTATTCTACTTATTGTATGAAGGCGAAAAGATGCCGAAATTCATTTTACGTCTATTCCCACCGCGTATGCGCAAAGGCGTTGGCGAAGTGTTACATGATATGGATAAACAAATTAGCTCATATATTCAAGGGCAAATTTTAGTATCATTTTGTATTGGTGTTATGATGACAATCGGCTTTTTAATTATTGGGCTAGATTATGCCCTACTACTAGGTTTCCTGGCGATGATTACAAGTGTTGTGCCGTATTTAGGACCAGTTATTGCGATTACACCCGCTGCTGTAATTGCGGTTGTTACGTCACCGTTTATGCTGCTGAAGTTAGCAATTGTCTGGACCGTTGTGCAGTTAATCGAAGGGAAGTTTATTTCGCCTCAAATTATGGGTAAATCATTACATATCCATCCAATTACGATTATCTTTGTTCTCCTTATAGCAGGTTCATTATTTGGCGTAGCAGGTGTTGTATTAGGGATTCCAGGCTATGCACTACTAAAAGTATTAGTTACACACGGCTATCGTTTATTTAAAGAGCGTTATAATCTTTTCCAAACAGATCCATCTAATGTATATGAGAAACGAAATGAATAA
- a CDS encoding nucleoside-diphosphate sugar epimerase codes for MLKIKKIEFIKVVYDESLSHNIFSIANITFSNYEPIHGALLYWRKNTSQAEYTPDGDYKFFYDMANVMYFASVKFPTHTRLTRDQRQELAFILLEQRGSVGSYSFPTSIRQKKTFNPKKQLETLAFPEHFNAKDFGNHAYFEKTDDISDSVVSRYSAYDRAFVENYLKWRFHAAKLHPNDLEPYLPYIDFSFICFINSNLSEKYLIEHLDKVDFMALQFNRPVLARLSASFKRYMIEQLQLHKKPIHDDFKGKLEDFIEDDLFYDQYEFVYLPESDEEEDIDFLFFEYERGANKWYGSEHLIKGIPSMACKLFDRDGFKNPTNKEMDSKFEAFTAIQRKLFGAIAEPHWLHRYRKNLNWHLICQYNPYLTEDFLTAHMKWIDFKALGFNTRCVLSEDFLMEHMHQFNHQQPVPLILCHLTEHLYLTYKDQLVVDLTLLYKYMDCIDEAEFEILQHLLEE; via the coding sequence ATGCTAAAAATAAAAAAAATCGAATTTATAAAAGTTGTTTATGATGAATCGTTATCACATAATATCTTTTCCATTGCCAATATTACTTTTTCTAATTACGAGCCGATTCATGGTGCGCTCTTATATTGGCGAAAAAATACATCGCAAGCGGAATATACACCTGATGGCGATTATAAGTTCTTTTATGATATGGCAAATGTGATGTATTTTGCATCCGTGAAATTTCCGACGCATACCCGCTTAACACGTGACCAACGCCAGGAACTTGCCTTTATTCTACTCGAGCAGCGTGGTTCGGTTGGCTCTTATAGCTTCCCTACGTCAATACGTCAAAAGAAAACGTTCAATCCGAAAAAGCAGCTGGAAACACTCGCTTTTCCTGAGCATTTTAACGCAAAGGATTTTGGCAACCATGCTTACTTTGAAAAAACTGACGACATTAGCGATTCTGTAGTAAGCCGCTATAGTGCTTACGACCGCGCGTTTGTTGAGAATTATTTAAAATGGCGCTTTCATGCAGCAAAATTGCATCCCAATGACTTAGAACCGTATCTTCCATACATTGACTTCTCATTTATTTGCTTTATTAATTCGAATTTATCGGAAAAGTATTTGATTGAGCATCTAGATAAAGTTGATTTTATGGCCTTACAATTTAATCGTCCGGTGCTAGCGCGTCTTTCAGCATCTTTTAAACGTTATATGATAGAACAACTCCAGTTGCATAAAAAACCGATTCACGACGATTTTAAAGGGAAATTAGAAGACTTCATTGAAGATGACTTATTTTACGATCAATATGAGTTCGTCTACTTGCCTGAAAGTGATGAGGAAGAGGATATTGACTTTCTATTTTTCGAATATGAGCGGGGGGCCAATAAATGGTATGGGAGCGAACATTTGATTAAAGGCATCCCTTCAATGGCATGTAAGTTGTTTGATCGTGATGGGTTTAAAAATCCGACGAATAAAGAGATGGATAGTAAATTTGAGGCGTTCACAGCCATTCAAAGGAAGTTATTTGGGGCGATTGCTGAACCTCACTGGCTGCACCGTTATCGGAAAAATTTAAATTGGCATTTGATTTGTCAATATAATCCGTATTTAACGGAGGATTTTTTAACAGCTCATATGAAATGGATTGATTTTAAAGCACTCGGTTTTAACACTCGCTGTGTATTATCTGAAGATTTTCTCATGGAGCATATGCATCAATTTAATCATCAGCAACCCGTTCCATTAATTTTATGTCATTTAACGGAACATTTGTATTTAACGTATAAAGATCAGCTCGTAGTAGATCTTACCCTATTGTATAAATATATGGACTGTATTGATGAAGCGGAGTTTGAAATCCTTCAGCATTTGTTAGAAGAATAA
- a CDS encoding DMT family transporter has protein sequence MAWIALIAAGLCEMLGVVMMNEMYAKRSWKPVVLLIVFFTASFALLTVAMKTLPMGTAYAIWTGIGASGGAIIGMLIYKESKDWKRIFFIFLIIVSVIGLKLIS, from the coding sequence ATGGCGTGGATTGCATTAATTGCTGCAGGGCTTTGTGAAATGTTAGGCGTTGTCATGATGAATGAAATGTACGCGAAACGAAGCTGGAAGCCAGTTGTCCTGCTTATTGTATTTTTCACCGCGAGTTTCGCATTATTAACAGTGGCGATGAAAACTTTACCGATGGGAACGGCCTATGCAATTTGGACAGGCATTGGCGCATCAGGTGGAGCGATTATTGGCATGCTCATTTACAAAGAGTCAAAGGACTGGAAGCGGATATTCTTTATCTTCCTCATCATTGTTTCGGTTATCGGATTAAAACTTATTTCTTAA
- a CDS encoding enoyl-CoA hydratase/isomerase family protein, which produces MQVRTTRLEAEEAKIIYQETAGLAIITIHRPQLKNALTANMWDQLAKIALQTLENPKNKVLLLRGSGENFTAGSDIKEFNSISLDKAEEAFLHMEKTISTIENLPIPTIGIINGPAMGAGLELALACDIRIGSEKTKMGIPVGKLGITLNNKFAKRLVDLVGPSATKDFVFTGRMYKAEEAYKAGMLNYLVAEKDLNKFAIRIGKLVAGMSPDSLLAVKRSVKECVNSTPESWTGSTPFVSQTDFTEGVRAFVEKRQPQFTRNTK; this is translated from the coding sequence ATGCAAGTGCGTACGACGAGGCTCGAAGCCGAGGAAGCGAAAATTATTTATCAGGAAACAGCAGGACTTGCGATCATTACAATCCACCGCCCGCAATTGAAAAATGCGTTAACCGCAAATATGTGGGATCAGCTCGCAAAGATTGCGCTCCAAACACTTGAAAATCCGAAAAACAAAGTGCTACTGCTACGAGGGTCTGGAGAGAACTTTACTGCAGGCTCGGATATTAAGGAATTTAATTCTATTTCATTAGATAAAGCGGAGGAAGCGTTTCTCCATATGGAAAAAACGATTTCGACGATTGAAAATTTACCCATTCCAACAATTGGAATCATTAATGGTCCTGCGATGGGGGCTGGATTAGAGCTTGCGCTAGCTTGTGATATCCGCATTGGGTCAGAAAAAACGAAAATGGGCATTCCTGTTGGAAAATTAGGGATTACATTAAATAACAAGTTTGCAAAGCGCCTAGTTGATTTAGTCGGCCCTTCTGCGACAAAGGATTTCGTTTTCACTGGTCGGATGTACAAAGCGGAGGAAGCATATAAAGCAGGGATGCTCAATTATTTAGTTGCTGAGAAAGATTTAAATAAATTTGCAATCCGTATAGGAAAATTAGTTGCTGGGATGTCTCCAGATTCGTTGCTCGCCGTCAAACGTTCTGTGAAAGAGTGCGTGAACTCAACTCCAGAATCATGGACAGGTTCAACGCCGTTCGTCTCACAAACGGACTTTACTGAAGGGGTACGCGCATTTGTTGAAAAGCGTCAGCCACAGTTTACACGTAATACAAAATAA
- a CDS encoding LCP family protein, translating into MEEEIRPTRYKKKRLRKRRFISVVLLILIVAVAAYGVTQYRSGLQHASETKLPKEDFTADENVNKIENYLILGVDSRGEEKSRSDTMMLLSWNRDTNDMKLVSFMRDIYAEIPGYQSYKLNTAYYLGGVQLLKETLNNMFDIPIHHYALIDFKSFESLIDILAPNGIEIEVEKDMSENIYVELKQGVHKLNGQELLGYARFRADAEGDFGRVARQQKVVEALKNELLAPGNVKNLPKFVGAAQGYVTSDLTSAQELKTVLSVVAGGAVTIDKMSIPTEGTYTFNSYRHAGSVIELDVEQNKQLLHDFLQLEE; encoded by the coding sequence ATGGAAGAAGAAATACGCCCTACAAGGTATAAGAAAAAACGGTTACGTAAGCGCCGTTTCATCTCAGTAGTACTACTCATACTCATTGTAGCGGTAGCCGCATATGGAGTTACGCAGTATCGTAGCGGCCTGCAGCATGCGAGTGAAACAAAGCTACCGAAAGAAGATTTTACAGCAGATGAAAATGTAAACAAAATCGAGAACTATTTAATTTTAGGTGTGGATAGCCGTGGTGAGGAAAAATCACGTTCAGATACGATGATGCTATTGTCTTGGAACCGCGATACAAATGACATGAAGCTGGTGTCATTTATGCGTGATATTTATGCCGAAATCCCAGGTTACCAGTCATATAAATTGAATACTGCCTATTATTTAGGCGGGGTACAGCTCTTAAAAGAGACATTAAATAATATGTTTGATATACCCATTCATCATTATGCACTTATTGATTTTAAAAGCTTTGAATCATTAATCGATATTTTAGCACCAAATGGCATTGAAATAGAAGTTGAAAAAGATATGTCTGAAAATATTTATGTTGAGCTAAAACAAGGTGTGCATAAGTTAAATGGTCAAGAATTACTAGGCTATGCACGTTTCCGAGCGGATGCAGAAGGGGATTTTGGTCGTGTAGCACGTCAACAAAAGGTAGTTGAAGCATTGAAAAATGAGCTACTAGCACCGGGTAATGTAAAAAATCTACCCAAATTTGTTGGCGCAGCGCAAGGCTATGTGACGAGCGACTTAACGAGTGCTCAGGAGCTAAAAACAGTATTGTCAGTTGTTGCAGGTGGAGCTGTCACAATTGATAAAATGTCTATTCCTACTGAAGGCACATATACATTTAATAGTTACCGTCACGCGGGATCCGTAATTGAGCTAGATGTGGAGCAAAATAAACAGCTTCTACATGATTTTTTACAATTAGAGGAGTAA
- a CDS encoding VOC family protein — MKITHIDHLVLTVQNIDKTCIFYSQVLGMGIVTFGEGRKALSFGQQKINLHEVGKEFEPKADKATSGSADLCLITDFSLSDVINHFNKLGVPIEDGPIQRTGAVGPITSVYIRDPDGNLIEVSNY, encoded by the coding sequence ATGAAAATAACGCATATAGATCATTTAGTTCTGACTGTTCAAAATATAGATAAAACATGTATTTTCTATTCACAAGTCTTAGGAATGGGTATCGTTACGTTTGGTGAAGGTAGAAAAGCGCTTAGTTTTGGGCAACAAAAAATAAACTTACATGAGGTTGGCAAAGAATTTGAACCAAAGGCAGATAAAGCTACTTCAGGCAGTGCTGATCTATGTTTAATTACTGACTTTTCTTTATCTGATGTGATAAACCATTTTAATAAGTTAGGCGTTCCAATTGAAGATGGGCCAATACAAAGAACAGGCGCAGTGGGTCCGATCACATCTGTCTATATTCGTGATCCAGATGGGAATCTAATCGAAGTTTCAAATTATTAA
- a CDS encoding aminotransferase class I/II-fold pyridoxal phosphate-dependent enzyme, which yields MIIEPSKKMSLFAPAIFSDLKNFAKLQQQKGMELIDLSLGSPDIPPAERLRQRMSELTSLSSSYGYTLTGIQKFNDSVCRYYKRVNGVDLIPETEVVQTIGSQEGLVHLPVAFCDPGDIVLTTNPAYVAYDAGIHLAGATPYYMPLTKENGYLPDLNAVPEDIAQKAKLLILNLPGNPVPAMPSLEYFTEVVAFANKYNIIVLHDAAYSEFYFTGDAPISFLATPGAKEVGLEINSLSKSFSLAGTRIAYIVGNAEMVSIIKQLKSNLDFGIFEPIQQVAALALDHAEEVTAELRLTFSERHKTLMDGLTKIGWEVAPSNGGMFVWAKYPYDLDSVTFAYKAIEETGVIMVPGTVFGSAGEGYVRLALVQSVDKLQQAVEKLKTIQ from the coding sequence TTGATTATTGAACCATCGAAGAAAATGTCGCTTTTTGCGCCAGCTATTTTTAGCGACTTAAAGAACTTCGCAAAACTACAGCAGCAAAAAGGCATGGAGCTAATTGATTTAAGCTTAGGAAGCCCAGACATTCCCCCTGCTGAACGTTTACGTCAACGTATGTCAGAGTTGACGAGTCTCTCTTCTTCTTACGGCTATACGTTAACAGGAATACAAAAATTTAACGACTCAGTTTGTCGCTATTATAAACGAGTAAATGGTGTTGATTTAATTCCAGAAACAGAGGTTGTCCAAACGATTGGCTCACAGGAAGGTCTTGTTCACTTACCTGTTGCCTTTTGTGACCCAGGGGACATTGTGTTAACAACAAATCCAGCTTATGTTGCGTATGATGCCGGCATCCATCTAGCAGGTGCAACACCGTACTACATGCCGCTCACGAAGGAAAACGGCTATTTGCCAGATTTAAATGCTGTGCCTGAGGACATTGCACAAAAGGCCAAGCTGCTTATTTTAAACTTACCAGGCAATCCGGTACCAGCAATGCCATCACTTGAATACTTTACTGAAGTTGTTGCATTTGCAAATAAATACAACATCATTGTGTTACATGATGCGGCATATTCTGAGTTTTACTTTACAGGCGATGCACCGATTAGCTTTCTCGCAACACCCGGAGCAAAAGAAGTGGGCCTTGAAATTAACTCATTATCAAAAAGCTTTAGCTTAGCAGGCACTCGAATTGCGTACATAGTCGGCAATGCTGAAATGGTATCAATTATTAAACAACTAAAATCAAACTTAGACTTTGGCATTTTCGAGCCAATTCAACAAGTAGCCGCACTTGCATTAGATCACGCAGAGGAAGTAACAGCCGAGTTACGTCTAACATTCTCTGAGCGTCATAAAACATTAATGGACGGTTTAACTAAAATCGGTTGGGAAGTTGCACCAAGTAACGGTGGCATGTTCGTGTGGGCAAAATACCCATATGACCTAGATAGTGTCACATTCGCCTATAAAGCGATTGAAGAAACAGGGGTTATTATGGTGCCAGGTACCGTTTTCGGCTCTGCAGGTGAAGGCTACGTGCGTTTAGCGCTTGTACAAAGTGTAGACAAGCTACAACAAGCCGTAGAAAAATTAAAAACAATTCAATAA
- a CDS encoding tyrosine recombinase XerC: MKQTALPKILKDFLIYLTTITGKSQRTRKEYEYDLVLFLRFIKGVQEDVLPAQIHMVDISDITIDWVRELSLEDLYLFMEYCEVQRNNSAAARARKVATLKAFFKYLKGKRRLIEENPAEELESPKIGKRTPIYLNMDEAKAFLTAIQEQHYSTRDYCMMVFFLNLGIRVSELCSLNNNSVQGRNLTVIGKGNKERTVYLNDACLAALERYLTERHAFKGSGPEPLFVSQKGARFARQTVAKIVKQINAQSEHKKDKLTPHKLRHTSATMMYKAGADIRSLQHILGHSSVATTQIYTHIEDEQIQEVLKNNPFNNII, from the coding sequence ATGAAGCAAACGGCATTACCAAAAATTTTGAAGGACTTTTTGATCTATTTAACGACGATTACCGGGAAATCACAGCGTACCCGTAAAGAATACGAATATGACCTTGTACTATTCCTGCGTTTTATAAAAGGCGTACAAGAAGACGTACTACCAGCACAAATACATATGGTTGATATTTCGGACATAACAATTGATTGGGTTCGCGAGCTCTCACTTGAGGATTTATACTTATTTATGGAATACTGCGAGGTACAGCGAAATAACTCGGCGGCAGCACGTGCTCGTAAAGTAGCTACATTGAAGGCTTTTTTTAAATATTTAAAGGGGAAGCGTCGTTTAATAGAAGAAAACCCAGCAGAGGAGTTAGAATCGCCAAAAATCGGGAAACGTACACCGATTTACTTGAATATGGACGAAGCGAAGGCATTTCTTACGGCGATTCAGGAGCAGCATTACTCAACGCGGGACTACTGTATGATGGTGTTTTTTTTGAACCTCGGCATCCGGGTATCAGAGCTATGTTCACTAAACAATAACTCGGTTCAGGGGCGTAATTTGACGGTTATAGGGAAGGGGAATAAGGAGCGCACTGTGTATTTAAATGACGCCTGTTTAGCCGCGCTAGAACGCTATTTAACTGAGCGTCATGCTTTTAAAGGAAGCGGTCCGGAGCCACTCTTTGTCTCTCAAAAAGGGGCACGTTTTGCCCGCCAAACGGTTGCAAAAATCGTCAAGCAAATCAATGCACAGTCCGAGCATAAAAAGGATAAACTTACCCCACATAAGCTACGCCATACATCTGCAACAATGATGTATAAGGCGGGTGCGGATATTCGTAGTTTGCAGCATATTTTAGGGCACTCCAGTGTTGCTACGACGCAAATTTATACTCATATAGAAGATGAGCAGATTCAAGAAGTACTGAAAAATAACCCGTTTAATAATATAATATGA
- a CDS encoding DMT family transporter — protein sequence MNRIWLIVVIAAVFEVGWVIGLKHADSVLTWGSTVIGIIISFCGMIYASGRLPVGTVYAVFVGLGTAGTVITEMVFFREPFDIVKVALIIVLLSGVLGLKLISNSTESEED from the coding sequence ATGAATCGTATTTGGCTTATAGTAGTCATAGCAGCAGTATTTGAAGTAGGTTGGGTAATTGGGTTAAAGCATGCAGACTCAGTTTTAACATGGGGTTCAACGGTCATTGGCATCATTATTAGCTTCTGCGGTATGATTTATGCTAGTGGTAGGTTACCTGTGGGAACGGTTTATGCGGTATTTGTAGGGCTTGGTACAGCTGGCACGGTCATTACGGAAATGGTGTTCTTCCGCGAACCGTTTGATATCGTAAAAGTCGCACTTATTATAGTCTTACTAAGTGGTGTATTAGGGCTGAAGCTCATATCAAATTCAACAGAAAGTGAGGAGGACTAG
- a CDS encoding putative bifunctional diguanylate cyclase/phosphodiesterase gives MQQGSNTKVLESMDFSVVQLQDIKAALDQTSIVAVTDRKGTITLVNDQFCEISKYTRTELVGQDHRILNSGFHPKSFFREMWRTIGNGQTWHGEICNRAKDGSLYWVKTTIVPFLDELGQPYQYISIRTDITAQKNIKKIAHIAYHDDLTGLPNRRNLTKRIENEITNCARTGSKFALFFFDVNRFKNINDGLGHKVGDLFLKEIARRLNEIDVKVESFYRLNGDEFVYVLEDISLVEEMAERIINVFKNSFTFYDYEFYASISLGISIYPDHGQTLSKMLRTADIAMYAAKNKKGNYYYVYKENMRGTNDRWLLLETKLHKALRNDTFEIHYQPKIDIKTGRMEGIEALLRWYDEELGQMPPDQFIPFAEKCGLISEIGVWVLRNASLQIKEWHDTYGVDFRVAVNISPIHIAESDFVQQLQAIIDETNVNPHQLEIEITEMSMLDYNEELIFKIKEIKKMGITIALDDFGTGYSSLSYLREFPVDALKIDRTFIKNINKDESGVAMVAAIISLAHALNLVVIAEGVEQEEELAILKEHNCEYVQGYYFSKPLNVADLTKKIEEQLNNK, from the coding sequence ATGCAGCAAGGAAGTAATACAAAAGTACTTGAATCTATGGATTTCTCAGTTGTCCAGCTACAAGATATTAAAGCTGCTCTGGACCAAACTTCGATTGTTGCCGTAACGGATCGTAAAGGCACTATTACACTTGTGAATGATCAGTTTTGTGAAATTTCCAAGTATACTAGAACTGAACTCGTTGGACAAGATCACCGCATATTAAATTCGGGTTTCCATCCGAAATCTTTTTTCAGAGAAATGTGGAGAACGATTGGAAACGGTCAAACATGGCATGGAGAAATTTGTAATCGAGCGAAAGATGGGTCATTATATTGGGTTAAAACAACAATTGTACCTTTCTTAGATGAGTTAGGACAGCCGTACCAATATATTTCTATTCGTACCGATATTACAGCTCAAAAAAATATTAAAAAGATTGCTCATATCGCATACCATGATGATTTAACCGGCTTACCGAACCGTCGTAATTTAACGAAGCGCATTGAAAATGAAATTACGAACTGTGCGCGGACAGGCAGTAAATTTGCGTTATTTTTCTTTGATGTAAACCGGTTTAAAAATATTAACGATGGTCTTGGTCATAAAGTAGGGGATCTTTTCCTAAAAGAAATTGCCCGACGTCTAAATGAAATCGACGTTAAAGTCGAATCATTTTACCGTTTAAACGGTGACGAATTCGTGTATGTGCTAGAGGACATTTCGCTTGTAGAAGAAATGGCGGAACGTATTATTAATGTGTTCAAAAATAGCTTTACGTTTTATGATTACGAGTTTTATGCAAGCATTAGCTTAGGGATTAGCATATATCCAGATCATGGACAGACATTATCCAAAATGCTGAGGACTGCAGATATTGCGATGTATGCAGCCAAAAATAAAAAAGGCAATTACTACTATGTTTACAAGGAAAATATGCGCGGTACGAACGATCGTTGGTTACTCCTTGAAACAAAATTACACAAAGCGTTACGCAATGATACCTTTGAAATTCATTATCAGCCAAAAATTGATATTAAAACAGGTCGTATGGAAGGGATAGAAGCACTTCTTCGTTGGTATGACGAAGAGCTTGGCCAAATGCCTCCAGATCAATTCATTCCGTTTGCTGAAAAGTGTGGACTTATTTCTGAAATTGGTGTGTGGGTATTACGCAATGCCTCATTGCAAATAAAAGAATGGCATGACACATACGGCGTTGATTTTCGTGTTGCGGTGAACATTTCGCCTATTCATATCGCGGAGTCTGACTTTGTACAACAACTACAAGCCATCATTGACGAAACTAATGTTAATCCACATCAATTAGAAATCGAAATTACTGAAATGAGCATGCTCGATTATAATGAAGAACTGATTTTCAAAATTAAAGAGATTAAGAAGATGGGCATTACGATTGCTCTTGACGATTTTGGTACAGGGTATTCATCGTTAAGCTATTTAAGAGAGTTCCCGGTGGATGCGTTAAAAATCGATCGTACATTTATCAAAAATATCAATAAAGACGAATCAGGCGTTGCTATGGTAGCGGCAATTATTTCGCTTGCACACGCACTGAACTTGGTTGTTATAGCTGAAGGGGTCGAACAAGAGGAAGAATTGGCTATACTGAAAGAACATAATTGCGAGTACGTACAGGGCTATTATTTTAGTAAGCCGTTAAACGTTGCAGATCTTACAAAAAAAATTGAAGAGCAACTTAATAACAAATAA